In one Neobacillus sp. WH10 genomic region, the following are encoded:
- the uvrA gene encoding excinuclease ABC subunit UvrA, translating to MAMEKLIVKGARAHNLKNIDVTIPRDKLVVLTGLSGSGKSSLAFDTIYAEGQRRYVESLSAYARQFLGQMDKPDVDAIEGLSPAISIDQKTTSRNPRSTVGTVTEIYDYLRLLYARVGHPTCPIHNIEISSQTIEQMVDRILEYPERTKMQILAPVISGRKGTHVKVFEDVKKQGFVRVRVDGEMMDLGDEIELEKNKKHSIEVVVDRIVVKEGIAARVADSLETALKLGEGKVIVDVIGEEELLFSENHACPHCGFSIGELEPRMFSFNSPFGACPECDGLGSKLEVDVDLVIPNKDLTLKQHAIAPWEPTSSQYYPQLLEAVCNHFGVDMNIPVKDIPEHLLEKVLYGSGHEKIYFRYENDFGQIREGHVEFEGVIRNVERRYKETSSDYIREQMEKYMAQQPCPTCKGFRLKKETLAVLINGRHIAQVTDLSIEEAHQFFAELKLSEKEMQIAKLIFREISERLGFLINVGLDYLTLSRTAGTLSGGEAQRIRLATQIGSRLTGVLYILDEPSIGLHQRDNDRLIGTLQSMRDIGNTLIVVEHDEDTMLAADYLIDIGPGAGVHGGEVVSAGTPAEVMADPNSLTGQYLSGKKFIPLPLERRKPDGRFIEIKGASENNLKNVNVKFPLGMFIAVTGVSGSGKSTLINEILHKSLAQKLHKAKTKPGEHKSMKGIDYLEKVIDIDQSPIGRTPRSNPATYTGVFDDIRDVFSATNEAKVRGYKKGRFSFNVKGGRCEACRGDGIIKIEMHFLPDVYVPCEVCHGKRYNRETLEVKYKGKNISDILDMTVEAAVEFFENIPKISRKLQTILDVGLGYITLGQPATTLSGGEAQRVKLASELHRRSTGKSFYILDEPTTGLHVDDISRLLVVLQRLVENGDTVLVIEHNLDVIKAADYLIDLGPEGGDKGGTIIATGTPEKVAETPESYTGKYLKPILERDRLRMKQQIDDKSTVNA from the coding sequence ATGGCAATGGAAAAACTGATCGTGAAAGGCGCCAGAGCCCACAATTTGAAAAATATCGATGTCACGATTCCGCGAGATAAGCTTGTTGTCTTGACAGGACTTTCCGGGTCAGGGAAGTCCTCACTAGCGTTTGATACGATTTATGCAGAAGGACAGCGCCGTTATGTAGAATCACTTTCGGCCTATGCAAGACAATTCCTCGGTCAAATGGATAAACCTGATGTCGATGCGATTGAGGGCCTATCCCCAGCGATATCGATTGATCAAAAAACAACAAGCCGCAACCCGCGCTCGACGGTCGGAACGGTGACAGAAATCTATGATTATTTACGATTATTATACGCAAGAGTCGGACATCCAACTTGCCCGATTCACAATATTGAAATTTCCTCACAAACGATTGAGCAAATGGTCGACCGGATTCTTGAATATCCGGAGAGAACGAAAATGCAAATCCTCGCCCCGGTTATTTCCGGAAGAAAAGGAACGCATGTTAAGGTCTTCGAAGATGTGAAAAAACAAGGCTTTGTCCGGGTACGTGTTGACGGTGAAATGATGGATCTCGGTGATGAGATTGAACTTGAAAAGAATAAAAAGCACTCGATCGAAGTCGTCGTTGACCGGATTGTCGTCAAGGAAGGAATCGCTGCCAGGGTCGCTGACTCGCTTGAAACGGCTTTGAAACTTGGCGAAGGAAAAGTCATCGTCGATGTCATCGGTGAGGAAGAACTCTTGTTCAGTGAAAATCATGCCTGCCCGCACTGTGGTTTTTCCATCGGTGAACTTGAGCCGCGGATGTTTTCTTTTAATAGTCCATTCGGCGCCTGCCCAGAGTGTGATGGACTTGGCTCTAAGCTCGAAGTCGATGTTGATCTTGTCATTCCAAATAAGGACTTAACGTTAAAGCAGCATGCGATTGCCCCTTGGGAGCCGACAAGTTCACAGTATTATCCACAGCTCTTAGAGGCTGTTTGTAATCATTTCGGGGTAGATATGAATATTCCCGTTAAGGATATTCCGGAACACCTTTTGGAAAAAGTGCTCTATGGTTCCGGTCACGAAAAAATTTATTTTCGCTATGAGAATGATTTTGGTCAAATCCGTGAAGGACATGTCGAATTTGAGGGTGTCATCCGTAATGTCGAGCGCCGCTATAAGGAGACAAGCTCGGACTATATTCGTGAGCAGATGGAAAAATACATGGCACAGCAGCCATGCCCAACCTGTAAAGGCTTCCGTTTGAAAAAGGAAACATTAGCAGTTTTGATTAACGGTCGCCATATTGCCCAAGTGACAGACCTTTCGATTGAAGAAGCACACCAATTTTTTGCTGAATTAAAGCTTTCTGAAAAAGAAATGCAAATCGCAAAGCTGATTTTTCGCGAAATCAGCGAACGTCTTGGCTTTTTAATTAATGTCGGCCTTGATTATTTAACCCTAAGCCGCACGGCTGGAACACTGTCAGGCGGTGAGGCCCAACGGATTCGCTTGGCCACGCAAATCGGTTCGCGCTTAACCGGGGTGTTGTACATTTTGGATGAGCCGTCCATTGGTCTTCATCAGCGTGATAATGACCGTTTAATCGGAACACTCCAAAGCATGCGCGATATCGGCAACACCTTGATTGTCGTAGAACACGACGAAGATACGATGCTTGCTGCCGATTATTTGATTGATATTGGCCCAGGTGCCGGCGTCCATGGTGGTGAAGTGGTCTCCGCTGGAACACCTGCTGAAGTCATGGCAGACCCGAACTCACTAACTGGTCAATATTTATCAGGGAAGAAGTTTATCCCATTACCATTGGAACGCCGCAAGCCAGATGGCCGCTTTATTGAAATCAAGGGAGCATCGGAAAATAATTTAAAAAATGTCAATGTAAAGTTTCCGCTTGGCATGTTCATCGCGGTAACCGGTGTGTCTGGTTCCGGAAAAAGTACACTCATTAACGAGATCCTTCATAAATCGCTGGCGCAAAAGCTTCATAAAGCGAAAACAAAGCCAGGGGAACACAAAAGTATGAAAGGAATCGATTATTTAGAAAAAGTAATTGATATCGATCAGTCACCAATCGGCCGGACGCCGCGCTCTAATCCGGCAACCTATACCGGTGTGTTCGATGATATCCGCGATGTGTTTTCGGCTACGAATGAGGCAAAGGTCCGTGGCTACAAAAAAGGGCGCTTTAGCTTTAATGTGAAGGGCGGCCGTTGTGAAGCCTGCCGCGGCGATGGGATCATCAAAATTGAAATGCACTTTTTACCTGATGTATATGTTCCTTGTGAAGTGTGCCATGGTAAACGTTATAACCGTGAAACATTGGAAGTGAAGTATAAAGGGAAAAACATATCTGATATTCTCGATATGACCGTTGAAGCCGCCGTTGAGTTTTTCGAAAACATTCCAAAAATCAGCCGAAAGCTGCAAACGATTTTGGATGTCGGCCTTGGCTATATTACACTCGGCCAGCCGGCGACAACATTATCCGGAGGAGAAGCCCAGCGTGTAAAGCTTGCTTCAGAGCTGCACCGCCGTTCAACAGGCAAGTCTTTCTATATTTTGGATGAGCCAACGACCGGTCTTCATGTTGATGATATTTCCCGTTTGCTGGTTGTATTGCAGCGCTTGGTAGAAAACGGTGATACGGTTTTGGTCATCGAACACAACCTTGATGTCATCAAAGCCGCCGATTACCTTATTGATCTTGGTCCTGAAGGCGGCGACAAGGGCGGAACCATTATCGCAACGGGAACACCGGAAAAGGTTGCAGAGACTCCTGAGTCTTATACCGGAAAATACTTAAAGCCGATCCTTGAGCGGGATCGTTTAAGAATGAAACAGCAAATTGATGACAAAAGTACCGTAAATGCATAA
- the uvrB gene encoding excinuclease ABC subunit UvrB: MKDQFDLVSKYSPQGDQPEAIRQLVEGIKQNKRHQTLLGATGTGKTFTVSNVIKEVNKPTLVIAHNKTLAGQLYSEFKEFFPNNAVEYFVSYYDYYQPEAYVPQTDTFIEKDASINDEIDKLRHSATSSLFERKDVIIIASVSCIYGLGSPEEYREMVLSLRTGMEIERNQLLHRLVDIQYERNDIDFKRGTFRVRGDVVEIFPVSRDEHCMRVEFFGDEIDRIREVDALTGEIIGEREHVAIFPASHFVTREEKMRVAIENIEKELEERLAVLRADNKLLEAQRIEQRTRYDLEMMREMGFCSGIENYSRHLTLRPAGSTPYTLLDYFPEDFLMIIDESHVTLPQVRGMFNGDKARKQVLVDHGFRLPSALDNRPLTFDEFEKHVHNAIFVSATPGPYEMEHTPEMIQQIIRPTGLLDPTIEVRPIEGQIDDLIGEIQERIKKNERVLVTTLTKKMSEDLTDYLKEIGIKVQYLHSEVKTLERIEIIRELRLGKYDVLVGINLLREGLDIPEVSLITILDADKEGFLRSERSLIQTIGRAARNANGHVIMYADRITDSMEKAISETKRRREIQEEYNKKHGVTPQTIQKEIRDVIRATHAAEEQEEYTPAASFSKMSKKEKDKLIATMEKEMKAEAKALNFERAAELRDLLLELKAEG; the protein is encoded by the coding sequence GTGAAGGATCAATTTGATTTAGTTTCAAAGTACTCGCCACAAGGAGATCAACCAGAGGCCATTCGCCAATTAGTTGAAGGCATTAAGCAAAATAAACGCCATCAAACGCTCCTTGGCGCCACTGGTACGGGTAAGACATTTACTGTTTCAAACGTCATTAAAGAGGTAAACAAACCAACCCTTGTCATTGCCCACAACAAAACACTTGCCGGCCAGCTCTACAGTGAGTTCAAGGAGTTTTTTCCGAACAATGCAGTGGAGTATTTTGTCAGTTATTATGATTACTATCAGCCAGAAGCCTACGTTCCCCAGACAGATACATTCATTGAAAAAGATGCCAGCATCAACGATGAGATTGATAAACTGCGTCACTCGGCAACGTCCTCTTTATTTGAGAGGAAGGATGTCATTATCATCGCCAGTGTCTCCTGCATTTACGGTCTCGGTTCGCCTGAAGAATACCGCGAGATGGTCCTTTCATTAAGAACAGGGATGGAAATCGAGCGCAATCAGCTGCTCCACCGCCTCGTCGATATTCAATATGAACGAAATGATATTGATTTCAAGCGGGGGACATTCCGTGTTCGCGGGGATGTTGTGGAGATTTTCCCGGTTTCACGTGATGAGCATTGTATGAGAGTCGAATTTTTCGGTGATGAAATTGATCGTATTCGCGAAGTTGATGCTCTTACAGGAGAAATAATTGGCGAACGCGAGCACGTGGCCATTTTCCCGGCATCCCACTTCGTAACACGAGAAGAGAAAATGCGTGTCGCGATCGAGAATATTGAAAAGGAACTGGAGGAACGGCTTGCCGTCCTCCGGGCTGACAATAAATTACTCGAAGCACAGCGGATTGAACAGAGGACACGCTACGACCTGGAAATGATGCGAGAAATGGGCTTTTGTTCAGGGATTGAGAATTACTCACGTCATCTGACACTAAGGCCTGCCGGTTCTACTCCGTATACCTTGCTTGATTATTTTCCGGAAGACTTCCTGATGATAATTGACGAGTCACATGTTACCCTCCCTCAAGTAAGAGGGATGTTCAATGGGGATAAAGCTAGGAAACAGGTTCTTGTGGACCACGGTTTCCGTCTGCCGTCAGCACTTGATAACAGACCGCTCACCTTTGATGAATTTGAAAAGCATGTACACAATGCTATTTTTGTATCAGCCACACCTGGTCCGTATGAAATGGAGCACACACCAGAAATGATTCAGCAAATCATCCGGCCGACGGGGCTTCTCGATCCTACAATCGAAGTTCGTCCAATCGAAGGACAAATTGATGACTTGATTGGTGAAATTCAGGAGCGGATTAAGAAAAATGAACGTGTCCTTGTCACTACATTAACGAAAAAAATGTCGGAGGACCTAACAGATTACTTGAAAGAAATTGGCATCAAGGTGCAATATTTGCATTCGGAGGTTAAAACACTCGAACGGATAGAAATTATCCGTGAGCTCCGCCTTGGCAAATATGATGTTCTTGTCGGCATTAACCTGCTCCGTGAAGGTCTTGATATACCTGAGGTTTCCCTCATTACGATTCTCGATGCGGACAAAGAAGGCTTCCTTCGTTCGGAACGCTCGTTAATCCAAACCATCGGCCGTGCCGCCCGGAATGCCAACGGCCACGTGATCATGTATGCCGACCGAATAACTGATTCAATGGAGAAGGCGATCAGTGAGACGAAGCGCCGCCGTGAGATCCAAGAGGAATATAATAAGAAACACGGCGTCACTCCTCAGACGATTCAAAAAGAAATCCGTGATGTCATTCGCGCCACCCATGCAGCTGAGGAACAGGAAGAGTACACACCAGCGGCATCGTTTAGCAAGATGAGCAAAAAGGAAAAAGATAAATTGATTGCCACAATGGAAAAAGAAATGAAGGCCGAAGCCAAAGCGCTTAATTTTGAACGAGCGGCAGAGCTTCGAGATTTACTATTAGAGTTGAAAGCGGAAGGATGA
- a CDS encoding ABC transporter permease subunit — protein sequence MILRSVLYQMLLWCIATTIFLALLFLPRTADYTAGPGGMFISAKYDYSAKVHIQQFKDFFVYVKENKGLGTVYNGHSLNENILRTFKKSMLITIPALMLGFFLGIAKGVFDFRIRSRRGKLFGISSTRFFLSIPDLFLIISLQLLIMEGYEAGILPHIKVYGSEESSVILLDIIFLTIYPLFYIANITYFSIRDEQGMDYIRTALSKGTSSFKVLYRHVLKNCYVKILSHTNTITLYTLSNLFIVEYLTNYRGAAYFFYETLASPAMFLTGQQFEISLYPAAGYIILFTAVIFISKALSQIAKGLVSPIERRE from the coding sequence ATGATTTTGCGTTCGGTACTCTATCAAATGCTATTGTGGTGTATTGCGACCACCATTTTTTTAGCTCTGTTATTTTTGCCTCGTACAGCTGATTACACAGCAGGCCCCGGCGGAATGTTCATTAGTGCAAAATATGACTATTCCGCCAAGGTACATATACAGCAGTTTAAAGATTTTTTCGTGTATGTGAAGGAAAATAAGGGCCTTGGCACTGTCTATAATGGTCATTCTCTCAACGAAAATATTTTGCGTACGTTTAAAAAAAGCATGTTGATTACGATTCCGGCATTAATGCTTGGATTCTTTCTCGGCATTGCTAAAGGTGTTTTTGACTTTCGGATTCGAAGCCGACGGGGAAAACTGTTCGGGATCAGCTCAACACGATTTTTCTTATCGATACCAGATTTATTTCTGATTATTTCTCTGCAGCTCCTAATAATGGAGGGCTATGAAGCAGGGATCCTTCCTCATATAAAGGTTTACGGCAGTGAAGAGTCAAGTGTCATTCTATTAGACATCATTTTTCTCACAATATATCCGTTATTCTACATAGCAAATATTACTTATTTCAGCATCCGTGACGAGCAAGGAATGGACTACATACGCACGGCGCTTTCAAAAGGGACTTCCTCCTTTAAGGTGTTGTACCGCCATGTATTAAAAAATTGTTATGTTAAGATTTTGAGCCATACAAATACAATTACCCTATATACTCTATCAAACCTGTTTATTGTCGAGTACCTGACGAATTACCGCGGAGCGGCATATTTCTTCTATGAAACTCTTGCATCTCCTGCTATGTTTCTTACCGGGCAGCAGTTTGAAATCAGTTTATATCCTGCAGCAGGATATATTATCCTCTTTACGGCCGTAATTTTTATTTCAAAAGCTCTCAGTCAAATCGCCAAAGGACTAGTATCTCCTATCGAAAGGAGGGAATAG
- a CDS encoding ABC transporter permease subunit produces MKDWKLWISSIFLLVLLFFVFAGPHLPFVDQELKQTGLVKTKEGAFILPPIPPRDGFPLGSDHYGVDVLSQIIMGAKETLTIVVLVVFVRYLIAIPLAIGGFYSRLLEVFLQAWQQVFSFMPPIFFVSFFVTLPLIFFSPDRAMLIILVLAVLETGRVAEIIHQHMKETQKRPYIEAGIVAGGSPLGMFKKYYLPVVLPHIIILIINDMGRVLFLLAQLGIVHIYVTHKFVSEESGAYEVVNTSLAWPTMFRTITADIFSYEWIPFSVIGAIAMTIYTFNMFADGLQKFFEKKYRTFRTDL; encoded by the coding sequence TTGAAGGATTGGAAGCTTTGGATCAGTTCGATTTTTTTATTAGTTTTATTGTTTTTTGTGTTCGCCGGGCCTCATCTGCCTTTTGTCGATCAAGAATTAAAACAAACAGGTTTGGTGAAAACGAAAGAAGGGGCGTTTATTCTCCCGCCGATTCCACCTCGAGACGGTTTTCCACTGGGAAGCGACCACTATGGTGTTGATGTACTCAGTCAAATCATTATGGGGGCAAAAGAAACGTTAACCATTGTCGTTCTTGTCGTCTTTGTCCGTTATCTAATTGCCATTCCATTAGCAATTGGCGGGTTTTATTCGAGATTACTAGAGGTATTTTTGCAGGCCTGGCAGCAGGTGTTTTCCTTTATGCCGCCGATCTTTTTTGTTTCCTTTTTCGTGACATTGCCGCTTATCTTCTTTTCGCCAGACAGGGCAATGTTAATTATTCTTGTGCTGGCTGTTCTCGAAACGGGCAGGGTGGCGGAGATCATTCACCAGCACATGAAGGAAACACAAAAGCGTCCCTATATTGAAGCAGGGATTGTTGCAGGCGGTTCGCCTTTAGGAATGTTTAAAAAATATTATTTGCCCGTCGTCCTGCCGCATATTATTATTCTGATTATCAATGATATGGGAAGGGTGCTTTTCTTACTTGCACAGCTAGGCATCGTTCATATCTATGTCACGCATAAATTTGTGTCGGAGGAGAGTGGTGCTTATGAAGTGGTCAATACCTCCTTAGCTTGGCCGACGATGTTTCGCACCATAACGGCAGATATTTTTTCTTATGAGTGGATCCCGTTTTCCGTTATCGGGGCGATCGCCATGACTATTTACACATTTAATATGTTTGCCGATGGCCTGCAAAAGTTTTTTGAAAAAAAATACCGAACCTTTCGAACCGATTTATAG
- a CDS encoding YhdT family protein codes for MKHTVHPLDKRFKIAHREALIGVVLVIINFIWWYGFAYGLGSDKVEKYTYIFGFPAWFFYSCIAGFVVMVILVILTVKFLFKDVPFEEEEGNIK; via the coding sequence TTGAAACACACAGTTCATCCGCTGGACAAGCGTTTTAAAATCGCACATAGGGAAGCGCTAATAGGAGTTGTCCTCGTTATCATCAATTTTATCTGGTGGTATGGGTTTGCTTATGGTCTCGGTTCGGATAAAGTTGAAAAATATACATACATATTTGGTTTTCCTGCATGGTTCTTTTACAGTTGTATCGCAGGATTTGTAGTCATGGTTATTCTTGTTATTCTGACGGTGAAATTCTTGTTTAAAGATGTTCCCTTCGAAGAGGAAGAGGGGAACATCAAGTGA
- a CDS encoding phage holin family protein, whose product MRWLIGCLINAVLFIALAGYFHEGFQLTGFWAALQASILLSILNVLVRPLLIFFTLPVTVLTMGLFLFVINAITLELTDYIMGDAFEISSFGMALFIAVLMSLVNLIIQKTILEPSRKAKN is encoded by the coding sequence ATGAGATGGCTGATTGGATGTTTGATTAATGCGGTTTTATTTATAGCACTTGCTGGCTATTTTCACGAAGGCTTTCAACTTACAGGATTTTGGGCCGCACTTCAGGCGAGCATTTTATTATCCATCTTAAATGTACTGGTGCGTCCGCTCCTCATTTTTTTTACCTTACCAGTGACGGTTTTAACGATGGGGCTTTTTCTTTTCGTCATCAACGCGATTACACTTGAACTGACCGATTATATAATGGGCGATGCCTTTGAAATCTCCAGCTTTGGTATGGCGCTTTTTATTGCGGTGCTGATGTCGCTTGTAAACTTAATTATTCAAAAAACAATTCTGGAGCCATCAAGAAAAGCGAAAAATTAA
- a CDS encoding DUF4870 domain-containing protein has product MDTKKVLSSLCYFSIFFAGFIFPLAVYFATGDEETKRHAKKSLLSHLIPLITTPIIIIAVFYDFTKIQDTIPAFTIISIIVLVIIWGVVVIWNIVKGVKVLLAE; this is encoded by the coding sequence ATGGATACAAAAAAAGTACTTTCTAGTTTGTGCTATTTCAGTATTTTTTTCGCAGGGTTTATTTTTCCACTTGCTGTCTATTTTGCTACTGGAGATGAAGAGACAAAGCGGCACGCCAAGAAATCATTATTATCGCATTTAATTCCGCTTATTACGACACCGATCATTATTATTGCTGTGTTTTATGATTTTACAAAAATTCAAGATACGATTCCTGCTTTTACCATAATTAGCATCATTGTGCTTGTCATCATTTGGGGCGTTGTGGTGATTTGGAACATTGTCAAAGGCGTAAAGGTTCTCTTAGCTGAATAA
- a CDS encoding DUF4097 domain-containing protein has protein sequence MKEERIRILQMVEEGKLKVDEALMLLEELEKAQQTMEQKQEQIVNELSSAVQFEEAKKEDPFQAKYQSTKDKIFEFVDTALKKIKDLDFDLNFGQSIDISHIFHQGDVDLKDIDIDVANGSVKLAAWEQPDVRIECQAKVYRVDNQDQARQNFLRDVLFTVEHQKLRFSTQQKWMKVEAVIHVPKAQYERVRIRLFNGGVTGEEMNASDLRVKTANGKIDLNRVNGKKAEVETANGKINLIGSQFDEVETETINGAIQLDGDFRKVESQSFNGNISVNLRGNRSELIQAKATTGGIDLFVSEGMPVNGEIKTNLGGFNVNLTGIQVIEEKSEMIQKSLRFQSVNHSDKMMRIYADTKSGSITIHKSQEE, from the coding sequence ATGAAAGAGGAAAGAATACGGATACTACAAATGGTTGAAGAAGGAAAGCTGAAGGTAGATGAAGCGTTAATGCTTCTCGAAGAACTGGAAAAAGCGCAGCAAACGATGGAGCAGAAGCAGGAACAAATAGTGAACGAGCTTTCAAGTGCTGTTCAGTTTGAAGAAGCAAAAAAGGAAGACCCATTCCAAGCGAAATACCAATCAACAAAAGATAAGATTTTTGAATTTGTTGATACAGCTTTGAAAAAAATTAAAGATCTTGATTTTGATTTAAACTTTGGCCAATCGATCGATATCTCTCATATTTTTCATCAAGGTGATGTTGATTTAAAAGATATAGACATCGATGTGGCCAACGGGTCCGTTAAGCTTGCCGCTTGGGAGCAGCCGGATGTTAGGATTGAGTGCCAGGCAAAGGTGTACCGTGTGGACAATCAGGATCAGGCACGGCAAAACTTTTTACGTGATGTCCTTTTTACCGTTGAACACCAAAAATTGCGTTTTAGCACGCAGCAAAAATGGATGAAGGTTGAAGCGGTCATTCATGTGCCAAAAGCGCAATATGAGCGCGTGCGCATTAGATTGTTTAATGGCGGAGTTACTGGTGAAGAAATGAATGCAAGTGACCTTCGTGTAAAAACCGCTAATGGAAAAATAGACCTCAATCGTGTAAATGGAAAAAAGGCCGAAGTGGAAACAGCAAACGGGAAAATCAATCTTATTGGCAGCCAGTTCGATGAGGTGGAAACAGAGACAATAAACGGTGCCATTCAACTTGATGGTGATTTTAGAAAGGTTGAGTCGCAATCGTTTAACGGAAATATCAGCGTAAACTTGCGTGGGAATCGTTCTGAATTGATTCAAGCAAAAGCGACCACGGGCGGTATTGATTTATTTGTTTCCGAGGGAATGCCTGTTAATGGCGAGATTAAGACAAATCTTGGCGGTTTTAATGTGAATCTTACCGGCATTCAGGTGATTGAAGAGAAAAGCGAAATGATACAAAAATCGCTTCGCTTCCAATCGGTCAATCATTCTGATAAAATGATGAGAATCTATGCTGATACGAAATCAGGCTCGATTACGATTCACAAATCACAAGAAGAATAA
- the panF gene encoding sodium/pantothenate symporter — MNWAVITPLIIFLLIIFAVGFWSNKFVLKSNSFLEEYFLGERQMGGFILAMTMVATYGSASSFIGGPGIAYTQGLGWVLLAMAQLATGYFTLMVLGKKFAIVARQYKAITLIDFLKERYKSKTVVIVSAASIIIFLFSSMTAQWIGGARLVESLTGLPYTTALLIFAFSVLVFVIVGGFRAVALTDAVQGVVMFVGTLILLIATIKAGGGIPKIISDLAAENPNLISPFGAEGNLTPAYVSSFWILVGIGVVGLPQITVRAMSYKNSKAMHSAIIIGTIVVGFIMLGMHLIGVFARPVLPGVEIGDTVMPLLSMKVLPPFVAGIVLAAPMAAIMSTVDALLILVSSALVKDVYLNYIKPNAGDDHVKKVSFSVTAIIGILVILLALSPPDLIVWLNLFSFGGLESVFIWPVILGLYWSKGNKYGAITSMILGMGSYILLDRFYPNAFGLHTVVLPIVLSFIGFVVVSLFYHQKGEAGYLKIEK, encoded by the coding sequence GTGAATTGGGCCGTTATTACCCCATTAATCATTTTCTTACTTATTATTTTTGCTGTTGGATTTTGGTCAAATAAATTTGTCCTCAAATCCAATTCGTTCCTCGAGGAATATTTTCTAGGTGAGCGGCAAATGGGCGGGTTCATCTTGGCGATGACTATGGTGGCAACGTATGGAAGTGCAAGCAGTTTTATCGGCGGCCCAGGTATCGCCTATACGCAAGGGTTAGGATGGGTGCTGCTTGCAATGGCCCAGCTCGCAACCGGTTATTTTACGTTAATGGTTTTAGGAAAGAAATTTGCGATTGTCGCGCGTCAATATAAGGCCATTACCCTTATCGACTTTCTTAAAGAGCGGTATAAAAGTAAAACCGTTGTAATCGTATCAGCGGCAAGCATCATTATCTTTCTTTTTTCATCGATGACCGCCCAATGGATTGGCGGTGCACGGCTGGTTGAATCACTTACAGGCTTACCGTACACAACAGCTCTATTAATCTTTGCCTTTTCCGTCCTTGTCTTTGTCATTGTCGGCGGCTTCCGGGCCGTTGCCCTAACCGATGCCGTTCAGGGCGTCGTTATGTTCGTAGGAACGTTGATACTTCTGATAGCTACCATTAAAGCAGGCGGTGGAATCCCGAAGATCATTTCCGATTTAGCAGCGGAAAATCCGAACTTGATTAGTCCATTTGGTGCAGAGGGAAACCTCACACCAGCCTATGTTTCTTCCTTTTGGATTTTAGTGGGAATAGGTGTGGTTGGGCTGCCGCAAATAACGGTAAGAGCGATGTCTTACAAGAATTCTAAGGCAATGCACAGCGCCATCATAATCGGAACGATTGTTGTCGGATTCATCATGCTTGGTATGCATCTTATTGGTGTTTTCGCAAGACCAGTGCTTCCGGGAGTAGAAATCGGTGATACCGTCATGCCCTTGTTATCTATGAAGGTCCTGCCGCCCTTTGTTGCCGGTATTGTCCTTGCTGCCCCAATGGCGGCTATCATGTCGACGGTGGATGCTCTGCTGATTTTGGTAAGTTCCGCACTGGTTAAGGATGTGTATTTAAATTACATCAAGCCGAATGCCGGCGATGACCATGTGAAAAAGGTCAGCTTTAGTGTCACGGCTATTATTGGCATCCTGGTGATTCTTCTGGCCTTGAGTCCGCCTGATTTAATCGTCTGGCTAAATTTATTTTCATTTGGTGGTCTAGAATCAGTCTTTATCTGGCCGGTCATATTGGGATTGTACTGGAGTAAAGGAAATAAATACGGAGCCATCACATCTATGATTTTAGGAATGGGGTCTTATATTCTATTAGACCGTTTTTATCCAAATGCATTTGGGCTTCATACGGTTGTCCTGCCGATTGTGCTTTCATTCATTGGATTTGTAGTGGTCAGCTTATTTTATCATCAAAAAGGCGAGGCTGGTTATCTAAAAATTGAAAAGTAG
- a CDS encoding CsbA family protein has protein sequence MIGVIKFLSAFILPGLLVLLFTRVTYNRLIGLVLTIALIAASAYKGYTHDFFLIVIDAFSLTAGFWLAAKMKSRAVKKS, from the coding sequence TTGATAGGGGTTATAAAATTTTTATCGGCGTTTATTTTGCCAGGGTTACTAGTCTTACTTTTTACACGTGTCACGTACAATCGTCTTATCGGTCTTGTCTTAACAATTGCACTTATCGCTGCATCTGCCTATAAAGGTTATACTCACGACTTCTTTCTCATTGTAATTGATGCTTTTTCATTAACCGCAGGCTTCTGGCTGGCGGCAAAAATGAAATCGCGAGCAGTGAAAAAAAGTTAA